TTTGGTGATCCTCGGGGTTCATACAGGCAAGCAACCCTGTGATCAAATTCAGATAGTGGCTAGTGGCGGCTAGTTGATTTTGGGAGACCAAGAGCCAAGCCGACCAGAGGCAGAGTTGGGCATTCTGCTCGATGATCGCCGTAGGTAGTGCTTGCAGCCAAGCTTGGACTAGCGCTGATTGATCGCTCAATAACAAGCGAAAGCCGATCGAGGCGATCAACGCTCCCGCCCGAACAAAATCGGCAGCAGCTAGCGCATGATTGATCGCCTCGGTGAATAGTTCGGCCTGTTCAAACCAAACACTGGCCCGCCCGTGCAGCTGCGCCATCCCATTTTTACCCAGATGTTGCTCGGCACTATGCAGCAAACTTTCACGAAATAGCTGATGATAGCGATACCAGTGTTGCTTTGGGTCAAGCGCTCGAACAAACAGATTCGACCGCTCAAGGTAATCCAGTAGCCCTGATGTGGATGCTGGAAGCGCCGCCAAAACCATCGGGTCAATAACCGCCTGACACAGTGCTTCGCTCAGCCGATCAAGGATTGCGGTCTGAAGTAAGAATTGTTGGACTGCTAGCGGCTGTTTTTGCAGAATCTCTTGGGTAAAATAGTCAAAAATTGCTCGCTGATTGCCAGAACTTGTCGCTAATAGATCAATTGCGGCCAAAGGATTATGCCCATGGATCGAAAGTGTCAGCAGTTGCAGGCCCGCGATCCAGCCTTCAGTGCGGGTTTCGAGGTTTGCCAGCGTTTCGTCGGGTAGCTCTAGCTGGATGGTTGTGCTAAGAAACGCGCTGATCTCAGCTTTGTTAAAACGTAACATACCTACCAACAGCTCATTCAAATGCCCAGCCACCCGCCAGCGGGCAAGTGGGAGCGGTGGCTCGCTACGACTGAGCAGCACGAGTTGGAATCCGGTTGGTGCATGATCGATCAACCATGTGAGATCATGGTGAATTGTGGGATCGCTGATTGTCTGATAATCGTCCAGCACTAAGGTTAATTGCTGGTTCACGCTGGTTAGACCATTGACCAAGCTGATCAAGACATGCGACAAAGCAATCGACTGGGTGTGTAGGGCCAGTGCCTCGGCAGCGGCTTTTGGGGCAACGTCGTGGAGTGCTGTTAGGAAATAGCTCCAAAAACGGTTGGACTGATTATCGTTTGGCTCTAGGCTTAGCCATGCTAGCGGGTGCGACTGAGTTCTAGCCCAATCAGCAATTAACGTGGTTTTGCCAAAGCCAGCTGGTGCGCATACCAAGATCAACGGTAGCCGCTGATTGTTGAGGTGTTCAATCAGTTGTGGGCGCAGAACCAAGCCTACCCGCGAGGCTGGAAGCATAAACTTGGTGCGTAACAATAATGTGATCGAGGTGGATTGATCAGCTAAGCTAGCTGCCGCCTGCAGGAGCCGTTCAAGGCTCAGTTGTTCAACAAGCCCAAGATACACTTTGCGGGTTTTGCCAGCCTTTTTGCTGTAGGCATACCAATATGATCGAGCGCGGCGCTGCTCACGGCGGGCAGTAAAAGTTCCTGAAGTTGACATAAAATAGAACGTTGTATGAGTAGGAGCCTTGAGCCATGCATACCAAGCACTAGATTCGACGGCGACCCGCTGCTGCCGCCCATTGCTCGTATATTCAAGCCATTCAGAATCACAAACAGGGGTGGTTCGATGCGCAGCAGCACGTAATGGCATAGCGTTCCTTCCAACATGTTGGTTACAAGTTACCCAATATTATACCCACCCCCGCGAGAATTCTGTATATTAACTTAATTGGCGAATTGGCGTACCTGCTAAAAAGGCCTGAATATCTTCAATCGCTTCGCCAAAATAGGTTTGGTAGTTGCGTTGGGTAACATAACCTATATGCGGTGTGGCTAAGACATTTGGCAGAGTACGAAATGGGTGTTGCCCAGGTAGTGGCTCAATCTCAAATACATCCAAGCCTGCTCCGCCGATCCAGCCCTGTTCTAAGGCATGGATCAGCGCCGCTTGATCGACAATTGCCGCCCGAGATGTATTGATCAAATAGGCATGGCGGCGCATGCGCTGAAGCTCGGCAACACCAATTAAGCCGCGTGTCCGCTCACTTAACACCAGATGAATCGAGACAATATCACTTTGTTCAAGTAGTTGGGCTTTGGATTCAGCCAATTGGACTCCTAGCGCTTGGGTATGCTCAAGCGTGAGATTTTGGCTCCATGCCAGTACATCCATCCCAAAGGCTTGGGCGACCTTGGCGATCTTACTGCCAATTTTGCCCAAGCCTAATAAGCCCAAACGCTGGCCTGCTAAATCCATTCCAATGCTTTGTTGCCATGGGCCATTGGTGCGTAATGCGAGATTTTCGGGCACGATCTGGCGGGCTAGCCCCAAAATCAGTGCCCAGGTTAATTCGGCTGGTGGCTCGGGATGGGTGGCGGTTCCGCACACTACAACCCCTTGGGTTTGCGCCGCCGCCACATCGATCGAGGCATTACGCATGCCTGAGGTGATCAATAGCTTGAGTTTTGGCAGTTGGGCTAGCAGATCGGCTTTAAATGGCGTTCGTTCGCGCATAATCACGACGATCTCACAATCGTGGATTGCTTGGACTAAAGCTGCTTGCTCGCTGAAATGGCTTGAAAAAACTTGTATGTCTAGCTGCTCAGCCAAAACCGACCAATCGGCCATGGCCAAAGCGGCGTGTTGATAATCGTCAAGAATTGCACAGCGCAGTTTTGACATTGAATCGCTCCTTGACATGCTTTGTTGAGCCTGACCCTTCGCTTTTTGGTCAATACCCTTACAATCGTTGGTATTCTACTGCTTCAAGCAATAATCACAAACCTACCTGTAGAAGCCAATGTTCCGCTGTTAGGCCGATAAAAATCGCAGATTTTCGTTCTACACTACCCACATCAGTATTATAGGAGGAGATCGATGACCGACGGCAGCAATCAATTGCCTTGGGAGCAACCCGCATGGCTTGAACACTTGAGCGGGTGGATTGCGCAGCAACTCAGTATTCATCAGCTGACAGCGCTTGCTCCGTTGGAACTCGTGCATCAGCGCCCATGGTCGGCCTTTGGCCAAGTTTGCACCAACCATGGCATGATCTATTGCAAAGCACCTGCCCCAGCCTTTGCATATGAAGTTGGTTTGACGCAGGCCTTAGCGCAATGGCATCCGGCTTGTAGCGTGCCGATCTTAGCGATCGAGCCAACCCATGGCTGGATTCTCTCTGGCGATGCTGGCACGACCTTACGGGTACTCGGGCAAAATCTGAGCCAACTTGATCATTGGTATGCCCTGTTGCCAGAGTATAGCGAATTGCAAATTGCCTTAGCCAAGCGAGTTCCAGCCTTATTGGATCTCGGCGTGCCCGATCGGCGATTAACAATATTTCCAAGCCTCTTTACCGAAATTCTGGGCGATCATGATCAATTATTGCTTGATCAGGTGGGTGGGTTGAGCAGCGCCGAGTATCACCAATTGCAAGGCTTACCGGCGACAGTTCAAGCGCAGGTGGCACAATTAGCCTCGTATGGCATACCAGAAACGCTGACCCACGAAGAAATTCATGAGAATAATGTGCTTTACGGGCCGCGCGGCTATACGATTACCGATTGGAGCGATTGCAGCGTAAGTCCTCCCTTCTTCTCGCTGCTTGTCACAGTGCGGGCTGCCGCCCATTGGCTCAAACTCGACGAGCATGGTGATTCTATCCAGCGCTTGCGTGATGCCTATTTGGAACCATGGACACGCTTCGCATCACGCCAAAGCCTTGATCAAGCTGCCGACATCGCCTACCGCCTTGGCATGATCAATCGGGCGCTCTCATGGCGACAAGCGCTGAAGGGGCTTGATCGGCAACATACCAAAGATTATATCGATAGTATTGCTGGTTGGCTCCAAGATTATTTAGCCACCCATGCGAATACTGAGTAACCAGCCAATCCATGTCACGCTGTATTTTAGGGCTAGGGGTGGATTTGCATCTGCCCTTAGGGAGTCAATGTCACCTCAATTCGCACGACTTCTGGAATCGTACCAACCCGAATCGGCGGCCCCCATGTGCCAAAACCCGATGATACGACAAGCTGGCTAGCCCCGGTCGTCAGCGTGCCCCAATGCTGATCGTACATCTGGTTGGTTAGCAGCGTAAAGGGAAAAATCTGCCCAGCATGGGTATGACCGGAAACTTGGAGATCAGCCCCAACGGCGACCGAATCCTCAAATCGATTAGGGTTGTGATCCATGACCAACAGCGGTAGGCTAGGATCAGCAGTTTGGATGATCTCGGCAAGCGGCTTAGCCACGACAGCACCTGAGGTACGTGGCCCGCCAATATCATCGCGCCCTACGAGCACAATCCGTTGATCGACCGTAACCCACTCATCAATCAGCAGCTGAATCCCAGCGGTTGCCAGTTCTGACCGAAACAAAGCCAACTCTTCGGCTCGAACATCGTGATTGCCCATAATCGCGTAGATTCCAAGCCCCGCCTGAAGTTTGCTTAGCTCTGTGGCCATGGCCTGGTCGCGAAACGGCTGAAGATCATCATCAATAATATCGCCAGCAATCAGAACAAGGTCAGGCTCAAGTCCATTTACCATTGTGACGAGTTCATGAATGCGATTGGCATTATTGGTATAGCCAAGGTGGGTATCGGATATGAGCACAATTGTGATAGTTTGCGGCGAACTAACAGGCGCAGCAACTGTTAGCCCGTACTCTGCCACCACCGGCGTGCGTGCTCGCCATGTGCCATAGCCTAGAATACCAATCAAGAGAGTCATTACGATGGTTCCCGTAACCAGCACTAGGCGATGTGGACGCTGCCTCCATGCAGCAGCGATTCCGGTTAAGCGCTGGATAAGGCGCAAGAGATCCACCAATGCCAGCAGCATGCCTGCATAGACAAAAATGGCGATCCAGTAGCTGCCAATTGCGGCGACGAGCGCCATCATGCCCGCGGGTATACGGCCTGCCGTGAGGCGAGTCAATAGTGGCGTACTTGCTAGCACCCACACCACTGCCCAGTAGCCCCAGCGCGGGATACGCTGCGGGATAAGCGCCTGAAGCCATTGCCATGTTCGACGACCAATGTACCAATTAATGCTTGCATAGAGCAGGAGTATGCTAACGACAATAACGATGCTCATAGAATGTATTCCCCTAATTGCCACATGGTTTGTTTGCAAACCAACGCATGGCTGACCATGCATATGCTAGAACGCGATCGCTGCTGTTATGGATGGAGCAACAGCTCAACCACTTGGCTAAGCTGATTCAGCAGCGTTATACCACGGAATGTCGTTTTTTCAAATTCCCTTCTCATGGGCAAGGCTATTCATGATTGGCAAATCCCCAACGTTAATTAGCTAGAAGCCGCTTCTATCGATATATCAATTATCTAAACATCTGAATAAGCCTCAGCGACGAGCCACGATATATCAAACCAATTGATCAACGTTGATAATAGCTTCAATTTAATTCGATAGCCTTAGAGCATCGAAGCAAATCTGTATGGCCATTTTCACAAGGAGTGTGTGATGAAAAATACTGATGTTTTTAATAGCTTTGATTTAATCGTTCCGATTACTCAAAAAACGATTAATGATCAACTTACTCATCTAGTTCGCCTAGGAGTGATTAACCCCGAACTCATTATCACCCAAGTCTGGGATGCTGCAACCAAACAAGATATTTATGCAATTTTGGCTTCAGCAGCAGATTTACCCAAAAAACCAGATGGTAGCGTTGATTCGAGCAAGCTTGACGGCTATCTTGATGGCATGATGTTGCCACAAATTTCAATTCACGAAAGCGGTACGATTGTCTTATTAGTGCTCAATTTTCTTTCGGGCACGTTTGGCTACTGGGGTGGTTCGCCGCATAATCCAACATGGATGACCGTTGATATGAGCAATTGGAAATTTGGCATTAGCGTCAATATGGATTTAGCAACCTTAGCCAAAGATGATCTCAACCAGAAAATTAAGGTTCCTGATAATGTTCAACAGCAGCTTAGTGGATTTATCGATAATATGTTTACGGTGAATCATCTCTTTATGGATTTTGAGTCAACCGATTTAATTAATTTCGACCCAACGGTAACAAGTGTTGGCAATGCTGGTGATGATGTCAAGAAACAATTTGTATTTTTTATGCAAGAATACCTGAAAGCCCAAAAAGATGCTGGTAATCCCTATGTGCTTGGCTATACGATGAGTGCCACCGATCAATCAAACTATGCTAGTTATGGCGGCGTGCCCGATTCATTACGTCCAGTTGGTACAACCTATAATTTCTATAATGATGCGACGAATCCCGATATTAGTACATTGAACTTTGCCTTGGTAACCAAAGGTGGTCATCAATCAATCTCAACCACGCCTGGCAATTTCGATAGCAACTGGATCAGCCCAAACGAGCAATGTGACGCAAAAATGATCTATTCGCATCAAGTCTTGCTCGAAGAATATTTCCTCAAGCCAATTTTTCAGCAGATCCATGATGGTATTTATGCGCAAATTAAAGATCATCTTTCGGTTGATAGCGGTGCTGATTATGATCACGCCAAATCAACTACTGCCAATGGCTTCAGCTATGCAATTATTAACGATAAAGATGGTGATGATCAGTATGTCAATAATTATTCAGTTCAAATTACGAATCAAGCCCAAAGCGCTCAAGTTGATCTTAATTTCTCGGGTCAGCTCTATTTTTATAAAGAACAAAGCAAAGATATGCTTTTCTGCACTGCTAAAGGTTGGGCTTGGACTGGCCTTGATTGGAGTGGAACGGTTTCATTAATCACCACAAAAGATACCAATGGCAGGCCAAATCTCTCAATTACCAAGCAATTTAACATTAGCAACGTTAATAAAGGCCATGATCAAAATAGTTGTGCCGAAGCTT
This region of Herpetosiphon gulosus genomic DNA includes:
- a CDS encoding LuxR C-terminal-related transcriptional regulator, translated to MPLRAAAHRTTPVCDSEWLEYTSNGRQQRVAVESSAWYAWLKAPTHTTFYFMSTSGTFTARREQRRARSYWYAYSKKAGKTRKVYLGLVEQLSLERLLQAAASLADQSTSITLLLRTKFMLPASRVGLVLRPQLIEHLNNQRLPLILVCAPAGFGKTTLIADWARTQSHPLAWLSLEPNDNQSNRFWSYFLTALHDVAPKAAAEALALHTQSIALSHVLISLVNGLTSVNQQLTLVLDDYQTISDPTIHHDLTWLIDHAPTGFQLVLLSRSEPPLPLARWRVAGHLNELLVGMLRFNKAEISAFLSTTIQLELPDETLANLETRTEGWIAGLQLLTLSIHGHNPLAAIDLLATSSGNQRAIFDYFTQEILQKQPLAVQQFLLQTAILDRLSEALCQAVIDPMVLAALPASTSGLLDYLERSNLFVRALDPKQHWYRYHQLFRESLLHSAEQHLGKNGMAQLHGRASVWFEQAELFTEAINHALAAADFVRAGALIASIGFRLLLSDQSALVQAWLQALPTAIIEQNAQLCLWSAWLLVSQNQLAATSHYLNLITGLLACMNPEDHQTASVNGHLRALQANIARRQGDMPQALALTNQALSGLTDAHTILRSVITRNLCAGYLVSGDTVAAEQALQQSLHEQELLELRVSSGDSHPSDRQYARTTRLLLWIETTSLRWLQGQLHAAADLYRQTFHLSREQHQHSISAIACVNLGQILRQWNNLAEAREFIQQGNVYSQQIGADVTHRNGLIELARIQQAYGQREQARTTMAQAVELAQSTRGLLWATTWQARLQLAQGDLAAAIRWAQAYQRQPNAFPQFNLYDVEDLTLARVLIAQGRVNQACALLDLLLPACQTAGRLPSVIEVYLLQALALAANNDWTAASNQLLHALSLAEPEGYIRLFVDEGTPLADLLVRLEPQVQGTLRQYIQRLLVACGLSITSEPYIFGSSLNGFIEPLSERELEVVRLLAAGFSNQAIAYQLVVTLNTIKTHLKNIYGKLAVTSRTQAIARARSLNLISHDN
- a CDS encoding D-2-hydroxyacid dehydrogenase family protein, with the protein product MSKLRCAILDDYQHAALAMADWSVLAEQLDIQVFSSHFSEQAALVQAIHDCEIVVIMRERTPFKADLLAQLPKLKLLITSGMRNASIDVAAAQTQGVVVCGTATHPEPPAELTWALILGLARQIVPENLALRTNGPWQQSIGMDLAGQRLGLLGLGKIGSKIAKVAQAFGMDVLAWSQNLTLEHTQALGVQLAESKAQLLEQSDIVSIHLVLSERTRGLIGVAELQRMRRHAYLINTSRAAIVDQAALIHALEQGWIGGAGLDVFEIEPLPGQHPFRTLPNVLATPHIGYVTQRNYQTYFGEAIEDIQAFLAGTPIRQLS
- a CDS encoding metallophosphoesterase; amino-acid sequence: MSIVIVVSILLLYASINWYIGRRTWQWLQALIPQRIPRWGYWAVVWVLASTPLLTRLTAGRIPAGMMALVAAIGSYWIAIFVYAGMLLALVDLLRLIQRLTGIAAAWRQRPHRLVLVTGTIVMTLLIGILGYGTWRARTPVVAEYGLTVAAPVSSPQTITIVLISDTHLGYTNNANRIHELVTMVNGLEPDLVLIAGDIIDDDLQPFRDQAMATELSKLQAGLGIYAIMGNHDVRAEELALFRSELATAGIQLLIDEWVTVDQRIVLVGRDDIGGPRTSGAVVAKPLAEIIQTADPSLPLLVMDHNPNRFEDSVAVGADLQVSGHTHAGQIFPFTLLTNQMYDQHWGTLTTGASQLVVSSGFGTWGPPIRVGTIPEVVRIEVTLTP